The window actagacatgcctacgccgcccagaacacatggcaacgccacagtcacgcggtgaccacgcggcaggCATGCGACCTTACgcactctagagttggggccctcggccaccgtccaaacctcgatgtctctccatcaaaccatgtatttctgattaaatatatacttatttacctagaaatgatttttgaaaaaaataaagagcaaactatgacgcagctgcagttcaaatttgacccgcttccaactgaatcgacgggaatttgtctttttcaccagaggtggatcaaaaattttgacacccaaccattttgtcaattgtgcattaaatatggcctagtattttagaaaattgatttggtccaattttgcaacaaatatatggtaggtctttcacaaaaaaaactcatttcaggcactcggaaaatggaaaatggttttttcgtccaaagaaaatgaaaacttccttaggcaacattgtttgccattccaatatgcacccttgtgcacaataggagatcatttgaacaaactatgccatgaatgtgggcataggattgatcatttggcttgaaagccatgaatcttcacgcatgatagctcatttctgataacacttttttaaaagaattgccatattacaagtttattatttttcctggtaacttggtcatatataatgacacaatgcgaaggttttccaattttttgattttttttgaattttttatgcccgtttcaaaatgcggtcaaaacggcgggaatgaccgttcctagctagtggttgaatcttggaatttttgtggtgtttctctgattaaatagatacttatgtacctagaaatgatttttggaaaaaataaagagaaaactacaaggcagctacagttcaaatatgACCCACTTCTAGCTGAATCGACAgaagtttgtctttttcaccagaggtggatcaaaacttttgacacccaaccatttggtcaattgtgcatgaaatatgtcctagtattttataaaattgatttggtccaatttggcaacaattatttgggaggtccttcacaaaaaaccctccttttgggcactcgaaaaatggaaaatggttttttcgtccaaagaaaatgaaaacttccttaggcaacattgtttgccattccaatatgcacccttgtgcacaataggagatcattttttgaatttttcatgtgaAAAAGTAGAAAAAAAGAATGATCAAGGATTCTTTTTTGAAACATAAATTGTCTTTTTGATGAGAGGTGAATCAAAAGCATTTTACATTTTAAGATTTGGTCAATTGTACATAAAATGTTGTCTTATAGTTTTGGAAAATGGTGTGGTGCCATTTTGAAAGAAATATTTGGTAGATTCTTCACAAAAAAAGAATTTTGTCACTCCGAAAATAGAAAATGATTTTTTCCCCTaaaaactcatttctcataacactctttaaagatatttgtcttattccaattccaagtttgttagttttcctaaaaaaactaggtcacatttgctgacacaatgagaatgtttttatttttttgaattctcatatcataaaactgtttatatgattcaacatcttatTTTTAATTGATtaagaccaatttagatggtcataacgtgTACTGGGCTCTGATTGGTCCATGAGCATGTCACGCGGATCGTGGCTTCAGCGCCGTCGGATGCTCctctccagatccagatccgaagGCAGCCCTTTCTCCCTCACCCCCCTCTTTATCTGAAAAAAAGGAAACTCCCTCCCGCACGCGAACCCTAGCGTCGTCTCCctctccagatccagatccgccacccctctccctctcccctcgccgCCTCGCCTCCCCTCGCCGCCACACCGCCCATCGCCTCCCGCNNNNNNNNNNNNNNNNNNNNNNNNNNNNNNNNNNNNNNNNNNNNNNNNNNACCttctcccccctcccctcccctcccctcccgtgtCCCCATCCCGTCGAAACCCTAAGCGGCGGCAGCCGCCATGGTGAAGGGACGCACGGGGCAGCGCTTCAGGCTCTACGTCCGGGGCAccatcctcggcttcaagaggtgagCAGCCCCGTTCTTGGCCATGCTCTCGCCGGATCTGGCGATTCATTTCATGGTGAGATTGGGCGGCGCGCTGATGGCGATGTGGGGGNNNNNNNNNNNNNNNNNNNNNNNNNNNNNNNNNNNNNNNNNNNNNNNNNNNNNNNNNNNNNNNNNNNNNNNNNNNNNNNNNNNNNNNNNNNNNNNNNNNNNNNNNNNNNNNNNNNNNNNNNNNNNNNNNNNNNNNNNNNNNNNNNNNNNNNNNNNNNNNNNNNNNNNNNNNNNNNNNNNNNNNNNNNNNNNNNNNNNNNNNNNNNNNNNNNNNNNNNNNNNNNNNNNNNNNNNNNNNNNNNNNNNNNNNNNNNNNNNNNNNNNNNNNNNNNNNNNNNNNNNNNNNNNNNNNNNNNNCTCCCCTCCCCTCCCGTGTCCCCATCCCGTCGAAACCCTAAGCGGCGGCAGCCGCCATGGTGAAGGGACGCACGGGGCAGCGCGTCAGGCTCTACGTCCAGGGCACCATTCTCGGCTTCAAGAGGTGAGCAGCCCCGTTCTTGGCCATGCTCTCGCCGGATCTGGCGATTCATTTCATGGTGAGATTGGGCGGCGCGCTGATGGCGATGTGGGGGTTGATCTGCAGGTCGAAGTTGAACCGGTACGAGAGCACGTCGCTGGTGCAGGTCGAGGGGGTGAACACCAAGGAGGACGTGGCGTGGTATAGTGTCGCCGCGACGGAAGAAGCCTCCTCCGCTCTGCTCTGCTCGCCGGTACGGACTCCCCCCAACCCCTTCCTCCCGCCCTGGTCGGCCGATCGAGGTTCCGATCGGATCCCCTCTCGCGCTTCAGGGAGACGGCGCCAGAAGCTCTTCGGTCAAGCTTAGCTGTCAAGGATTGATTTATGGATGATTCCTTTGGGAACCTTGTTTAAGTTACAGTCTTGACACAGTAGCTCTTACTCTACCTATGTGGCAATCATATTGTGTTTGAATGTAGCATAGTATCTGATTATGGTGTTTTTTAGGTATTTATCTTCAGAAAAGGGATGTGTACAGTATTAGTATTTCCAGGAATCTGATTATGACACCCTGCTATCATGCCCCCCTAAAACACATGAATTTGTTTTACCTTTCCCCCTTCGTGGTTACTGGTTTTGGACTTAAGGACACACATGCGTTAGTCGTTAGTATTCACGTTTTATTTCTTTTTGCAGGATAGTTAGTATTCACTTTGCTGTTCTGCTTTATACCTGTGGTTAGTCTACTTACTGTTTCTGGACTTGAGGGCACACTTGTGTTGTGTGGTGGTATTTTACTTTTCTGTTTGGTTTTATACCTGtccatggtgtatatatgaatgtccTGAAATCAAATAACCTTCATAGGATAGGAAATTGGTAGTTTAGCTCATATAGATGATCTTATAGTGAACAGCTTCAGTTGTTTGATGCATGTTGCTGCCGTTTATCGCTGCATCTATGTTCATTAAGTATTAGTAGCTCCTTGGATCTGTGCCCATGCATTGTATGCTCTTCTTTCCATATATGTACTGCATTTCTATATGGCAATGAGCTTACCCTCTGCTGTCCTGTTTCCATGGTGTGCGCAAACTGTGCAGTGCTGCTGTGGCTCCTGGTGGCGGTGAGCGTGAAGCTGGGGCAGCGCCACATCGCCCACAACGCGGTGGAGCTGATGGAGAGGCGTTTGGCCAAGGATGACTTCCCCAAGTACTACGACGGCAAGACGGGGCAGTACATCGGGAAGCAGTCGCGCAAGTTCCAGACGTGGTTGGTGGCGGGCTACCTGGTGGCCAAGATGCTCCTGGACGACCCCTCCAACCTCCGCGCCGTCTCCCTGGAGGACGACGGCCACACCCGAGCAGCATCTAAAGTTAGCATCTGTTGCACTATCGCTGATGATGTTTGTTTAAGGCTGTTGCTTTGCTCTGTGTGATTTTACTCTAGGATGTGTGTTGCATTTTGTCCTGCGCCTTCAGAATGACTAGGATTTATGTTATAAATTCCAAGTGTAGTCGCAATATATAACATGCCTAAAGTATATGGACTTGTGCAGTGTGTCCATCGAGAGTAGATAGACTATTTCTTTCATGATTCATCTATATATGCTGCTCTTATATGCAAGTACCGGCCGAGTACGGATGTGGTACTAGTAGCGACACTGTACCCGCAATCAATGCACGCTTTCCATCATGTTTGGTCGTTGGTTGTTCGATCGGTGACTTGGTTTACTTCTTATGTATTACTCCTGTTATACTAGATAGGAAGCTATTCACTTATTTATTTTTACAGGAAGCTAACTTGTTCATGCGAATAGACAGGCATTGGCATCATACATGGCTTGACTTCGTTCCTTATCAAATGAACCAAACATGATTCAGTTTCAGAAACTCGACTCAACATATCAGCAGGAACAGTACAACATTTCCAAAGTATCCCCCCAGTTTTTGGGTCAATAGtggagtaggagtaggagtagcCCACGCTAGCGGTGTTCACGTAGCATTTCTTACATTTTTATCAAATTTGCATcacatatttgttatatatatcagAATGATTAAGAATCCTAATATTTGACTGTTTTCAGTCATCTTGCAGTTTCTGGGATGATCGGGAGCAAGAAGTGCTTTGGCTGTTCGGCAACTCCGAGTGACCACGGTACAGGGCAGGTGCCATGGCGGCAGGTACTTGTGTGGTGAGAAGCAACCTCcggctgatcatcaggaaaggcagCAAGCATGAGTGTTAGTATTTCTGTGACGCTGATGCTCATTGTTGTTGTTGCCCGTTTTAGCTGAAACCCACAAATACAGTTAGAATTTGCCTTGAGATATCTATGTGTGAGTGTCAATACAACTTCTTCAAGGGAATTATCCGGGCCTAACTTATGTGGATGTAGATGCATATTACTACTACTCAATAACCTTCATCTAGTCACCGTTACTGTATGATTAATTCAGAACTAGGATTTTGTTTAAGTAGCTACTGAATCTGCTTTCTTGGTTATGGCAGACATACATGTCTTACAAATTCGTTATTCTTGTTTGAAGCTGAGCTAGGCTACTGCAGTTCCAGCAAAAAACAGGGGATCCGctctttttgttcttcactgataaatTCTTGTTTGAATGCATATCCTGGGGGTGGTGAAGCTGGGAGCCTTTCCTCCCCATAAAAATACTTTGCTCTTCATCATGAGCAATGCCCTTATATAATTAGCTGCTAGGAGTGTTTATATACTTGATCACCACACCTCTACCATTCTAGTTACTTTTGCTTTCTTCTCTGTAGTTGTCCAGGGCATAACAGTTTTATGTGTGGCTTGTTATTTTGTTACCAGCCTACTTTCTTGTGCTCctggtcgagtcttgtggagaagCAGGGCGAACCGGGCATCATCTCACTTGTGCCTCTGTGGTAAGAATAGAACACCACTCACGCTTGATGTGCATGTATTAGTACAACAAAGCATTCTTACATGGTGATTGTTAGCGAGACAACAATTATCTTGCAACATAGCTTGCCAAATTGCTTGCTTGCTTACTATATAACCTGTACTGCTAAACATTTTATCATACTCCATGATGTTGTATCATTTGCAAATACTCCTGGACATCAGCTCCCATTAGCTATAATCTGTACCTCTAAAAGAGGAGTATAAACTGGACTAATCTGTACTCTATTATGCTTGAGACTTGATCCAAGCCGTATTAATTGTTGCCAGTGATGTTATTATCTACTCTAGTGGCTGATGAATCTGTACCTGCCATACCATGTGGAATGACTAATGAATCTGTACCCGAATACCATGTGTAATGATTGATATTTTTGCATCATTTAAACATTTTTTTCTGCTATATAGTTTCTCACTCATGATTGATCTACTGCAGGTGAATGAGGTTTTCAAATGTTGGAAGGAGGAGGACAATAGGAACTTCTATTATGTCTTAGCATCtaaatttttgttttaattttcttTGTTGTAGAATAGTTTTGTTTGGCAGTTACTGTTTCTGGGATGTAAAGATATCTTAGATATGTATTGCTGGAATGAATGGTTGTAATATAATAACACTGCATGTTGCCCAAGATAGCTTGTGGTGTGATGTGTGGTAATGTCAATGGCATAATAACTTTTTTTGGATTGGATCAATTTTTTCGGAACTGGGCTACGCCCGAGTTATATTGGACAATTATTTTTGAGGGAAAATAATGAGAGGCCCAGCAAAGAAATGGCCCAGAAAAATACATGATCAAAAAGAAAATATGTTGTTAAAAGGGCCACACAAAGAAATCaataaggctgaattgttgggccaggcccatgtagctagagaaaattaataaagaaaatatacagtaaaaaggtcgaattgttgggctaggcccatgtagaaaaccgaattggaccgggctgaatcttgtgccacatcagcttgccacgctggatgcctacgtggcctggggaggttgctagtgaccaaaacgccacagtaggaatattttggtcgtaaacgtcttcgaccattccagaagaaaggtcgctatagtcagtttatgaccgccagcttttgaccttctgtttttggtcacaaaaaggtcacaaatggaaatttgtgacctttcagtgaccaatagtggtggtcacaagttgacatatttcttgtggtgattatccatttgctagatttcatgaaat is drawn from Triticum dicoccoides isolate Atlit2015 ecotype Zavitan chromosome 4A, WEW_v2.0, whole genome shotgun sequence and contains these coding sequences:
- the LOC119283772 gene encoding probable alkaline/neutral invertase D, yielding MVCANCAVLLWLLVAVSVKLGQRHIAHNAVELMERRLAKDDFPKYYDGKTGQYIGKQSRKFQTWLVAGYLVAKMLLDDPSNLRAVSLEDDGHTRAASKVSICCTIADDVCLRLLLCSV